Below is a window of Leishmania major strain Friedlin complete genome, chromosome 29 DNA.
CGGGATGAGACAAGCGTGGCCGCTgggggaaaagggggagggggagggggaggggaggtgggcAAACATGCACGCACCGGAGCCGTGCACGTACAGCCGTGAAGGGCACACGGACACGGTTGCCCGTGCGCAtgcgagagaaggagagggagcgagagaaggcagTTGGTGCCACCGTTGGTTGAAACGCAACAAATGATGCGGTTCGAAGAGTGCCATGAATCGCAGACAGACggacatgcgcacacggGTCTCCTCTTTGTCGCGTCCTCGCTGATTATCTTCGTCGTCATCGTTCCCTTTTCCTCTCCTGCCGGCCTCACATAAGCTCTCGCCGCTGCGATACGCAGCGACCCGGCGGGAGGGCCGCTCTTTTCATCAGCACggcgggggagaaggagggaggagaggtcAAGGCGGGATGCAATGAAGCGGGGGCAGAACGGACAAGCGACAAGGAATGGTGGTGGGAAGCCGGCCTCTTTCCTAATCGCGCCAACACAGTTCAATGAACCTCCTCGCAGTACGAAGAAGGCTGACCTGCTTCAGCGCGCCGGCATGTCTTCTCCCTAGCTCTCGCTTGCTCCCTCCTCTTTACTTTCTTGCAGCTCTAACATTCAGGTCCTGCAGGCGGTATTTCTCTTCGTTTCTTGGAGTCTGGAAGCACGTTCTTTGAGGTGTGTCTTCGCCGCGCAGCTTCCGCAGCTCTCCCGCTTTCAGAAAAGAAGAACCGTAGAGGAGGCGGTAGCGACGGTTTACATAAGCACACGAATACGCGAAGAGGCACGCCTTTTCAGCATGATGGTGACGCCGTACAAGCCACAATAGGGCAAACAACCACAAATCAAGATGAtgtgcgaaaaaaaaaaaggaacgggagagagcgagcgagcgagagcacACCTCAGCTGAAAAACTGCAACAAATGCGCGGACGCCCACGCCACGCcacgtgtgtgccgccgTTGTCAGACCTTGATATACGGGGTCGATCCTGATACGCGGAGAACAGCGTGAAGAAAACGCCAACGACAACAAATAAATAATAAAGGACACGGACTCCGGTCATCCACGCGAGTGGcagcgacacgcacacgaaaaTGCGCGCATGCACTAGCGGTCCTGTTCCTTTAACGTGTCCGCCCTTTCGGCCATGCAAGATCAGTTGCCCGCCACTCCACCCGGCCTGTCCCAGGCCCCGTTCGTGTGGTGCCGAGCAGCGCTAGTCACATGCCTTACAGCcatgcgccgacccagtcgGCTGAGCGCGGCCCCCGCCTCGAACcctgcccacccacccgcaccgcgggtcgcctcacagccgcgccacccatTGTGCTCGTCACCACCCAGTGCACCTCCGCGCGGTCGCGCACTcaggcgccccacaccagtggggCAGTGTGAGGCCCGGGGGTGGGATACGTACGAGTCGCGCTGACACGTCGCCcatcacatggatggcaccAGCGCATtcgccgtcgcaggtcgcgccgacgcaacgccgtatacgacctggccgccgacatccgcagcggcaaACCGCTCTGGCCTCCCTCCACGTCGTAGGCACttggccctgtcaccaccagaggtggctcggcatcggcaggggGATAGGGAgaggctgcttggcttccccacGCAGAGTCGGGTGCACTGGCCCTGAGGTACCACGCACGGAGAGATGTTCCCCCACCATCGGGGTTGAACGAAGGCAGGCAGGGAAGCAAAAATAAATCGTGAAATGCTTCGATGATCAGAGTGCTGTGTGAGGCGCTGAAATGGTGCGAGGAGACATGAGGGAAGCACACATGCGAGCGCGGCGGAGACGTGCACGCGAGAGGGCAAGCCCACAAAGCGAGAACGACATGGAGAATTCCGTGTCACAGTGCAGCTACATGACTGCcccggcgtgtgtgcggacGTGTTCACGCACGCAGGAGAAATCAACGAGGGATACCCTCATCTGCGAGGAGGCAGCTCAAAGGCGCTGGCACGCACGTACGTCTGCTCACTACTCCTCCAGCTCACagcccgcccctccccctctgccccctcctctccctcatcATTCTCTCACTCTGTCCAGTCACaccctcgcccctcccctccctgtGGGGCTCATGAGTGCATATGAGCTAGTGACAGCAGAATACGTGAGGCAGGGAAGCCTTCCACTTTTTGTTCAGCCACGAGCGAatgcgcagctcctcagcggcgcggccgaTGGCGAGGCGGGCATTAGGAAGTGGATGCGTCTCGAAGAAGGTCTCGAACTCGTCCGCCGCAGCATCGCCAGAGAGCGCCTCACCCAGGAAACTCACAATAGCCTGGATGCGGAACTGGCCGCCACCCCACTGCGCCTTCACGGCGTCGAAGTTGTTCTGAAAAGCCTGCCACACCTCCGCGCCGGAGATCGCTGGATTCGACGCGAGGCTCCAGAAGACTTGTCCGCCGTATTGGCTGCGGACGCCATCGTTCTCGATGCATTTTTTCATGATGCCCAGTGCAAAGTCAACTGAGGCGCCACTCGTCATGGCCACGACCAGCGAACGACACAGCTCCTCGTTGCCGTCCACCTCCTGCAGTTTCGCGTACAGCTGCGCGTTGCGCGCTGGAAGGTCGGCGGGATCGGTCATGCGAACccaggcacgcaggcaggAGCTGAGCGTGCCAGCGTTGAAACCTTCCCCGGAGAGGAAGCCCtgtgcctgctgcagcgcccaCTGGATCACCGGGTGCGCAGAGACCTCCGCCGGCTCCCAGCTGTTCAGCAAAGTGGAGATACTGGCGTCGAGGTAAAAgttgcggcgcagcgacgcgttGTCGTCCTGCGGGCTGACTCCTATAAAGGACTCGGCGACAGGGGTGAGGAAGCCATGCAGCTCCTTGTTCAGGCTCTTTGTCAGAGAAGTATCATCGAAAGAGCGGAGGAAGGTACCCATGGTCTGCATGTACTCTCGCAGCACATAGATATCCTTCTCAAACGCCGAAACGGCCTTCGCGATCCTCGCCAGCCGCGGAATGTCATCGTAACCTATCCGAATCGCGGCCAGCGTGTCGGAAAAGAGGGAGCGGCGATCGGCAGGAGAAAGCTGGCTGTAGTTGGCGAGCCATGCATCGAAGATGGCGTTGTCGTATCGGCAGCGGTAGAAGCCGGTACGACGCGGGTTGGCGTTGGCAAAGGCCCCCTTCGCAATACCGGCCGGCAGGGTCACCTCCATGGGCTTGTCACCGCGCAGCATCGGTGTCGCAcgcccagcggcggcgtcgatgcCCTCCACGACAAGCGGCACACACCACGTCCGCATACTCTTCTCCGACGCCGTCACGAAGCGGCACGCTTCTTGCGTCACCACAATGGTGTTCTCGTCCTTTCTGGCCACGTGGATGATTGGGTAGCCCATCTGCGTGGTAAAGCTGGTGAGGGCCTCGGTGATGGGCAGCTGCGACGACTCCTCGAGCGCCTCCCACAGTTGCGCCGTTTTAGTGTCCCCGAATTGGTGCTTTCTGATGTAGTGTGCGACGGCAGATTCCCACCTGTCGCCAAGAAACGCCTGCAGCATGAAAACCAGGCCCATGCCCTTGTTGTAGCTGATACTGTCGAAGATCTGGGTAATATCTCCGGGATCGTGGATGGGCACCTCAACGGGGTGACTGTGCTCGTATATGTCGTCGTTCAGCGCCGAcaccacctgcagcgccgcagcgtccaAAGCGTTCCACTGTGGCGCGTACGCGTGCGTCGCGTGGTAGCCGCACCACGACGCAAAGCCCTCCTTGAGCCACAGACCCTCCCACCAGTTGATGGCAACAAGGTTACCAAACCAGTTGTGCGAGACTTCGTGGCATACCAGGTTCGACGTGCCGCGCTTCGCCTCCACGCTCGACTGCTGCGGGTCCACCAGTATGGCCTCAGCGCACGTGATGCAGCCCCAGTTCTCCATCCCACCGATCGGAAAGTCGGGAACGGCAACGACGTCCAGCTTAGGTAGTGGGTACTTGCACTGGAAGAACTTCTCAAAGAACTCGAGAGCGAACACGGTGATGCTGAGGGCAAACTGCGCCCGTCCCACCTTGCCCAGCGTCGCGTACACGCTGACCGGGATGCCCTTGACGACGGTGCTGATGTGCTCCAGCTCACCAACAACGCAGGCTGTCAGATACGGCGGGCACCTGGGCACCGTTTGGAAGGCGTGCACCACGGTGTCCCCTTCCACCGTCTTCGACTTCAGAGGACCGTTAGAAAGGACGACGTAGTGCTCCTCCGACTTGGGGAGCGTCACGGTCAGCGTGAAATccgcgcgctgcgcgggTTCGTCGTGGCAGATGTAGAAGAGTCGCGCTGACACGGGCTCGAAGTGTGTGGAGGCCatgcggtgctgcttccCGTTATGCTTGAAGTTCACCTGGTAGAagccgcgcagctcctttTGGATTACATGCGTGAACTCGAAGTGCAGCGTCGGGTCTGCCAACGCCATCGTCTCCGCGTCCAGCTTCAGCAcaagcgtgtgcgccgtgtCGTCGCGCCGTTCCAAAGTGGCGCCCTTCACTGACGTCACCTCGATCGACGGGGCTGCATGCAGCTGGATCGTGTCGCCGTCTGGGAAGGCAGGacagcgctgcaggtgcaccGTCTCCACCGCTGTGTAGCTCCACGTGGAAAGATCCACCGCGACGCGCAGGTGATACCCGGAGGGCACATACGGGTTCTCCAGTTTGACGCTCTTTGTCATCGACATAGTTGCCAGCCGAGAAGAGGAACCTGGGAAGAGACTGGGGCCGGGGTGGACGAGGTAAGAGATGCGAAAAGGAAAATAGGAAAGGCagcagagacacacacgaagCCAGCAGAGCGGCCGGtacgaaacacacacacacacatacacaaatTTAAGCGAAGAAACGAGCGAAAAGACAGACGTgttgcccttctccctccgcACCAAGAACAGCGTACGTGGGTTGCTCACGAGGAATATGCGATAGATTCTGAACAGCAACGGGCATATGTGtgcacgtttttttttgttgtttgttaCGTCGCAAACATGCGCGAGTGCAGAGGATGGAAGTAGAagcagcgaaaaaaaaagtatCAAAGGACAGCAGGAGGCTAACGGCACACGATGCAGAGCAGAGCATCCACAAAAGAGGATGTGCAGCGCTGTAGAGAGAGCCGTGATGAAAGAGATTTTTGTTTCCCACGCATCGCTCGACAACGAGCAAGCCGGTGAAGACACGCATAAGACTGCAGCTCACCTACGTCTGCTGCGCTACAGCGAAACCCTGGTCAACCAGGGCGAACCGCCCTGCCGACGGATGGGGCCATGCGCCTTGCGGGCTCTTCTCGTCCTTCCTCGCCCCTTCTTCGCACACGTGCTGCGCCATCGACGCCACACGGAGACTCGCGTGGGCTGCATGCCTTGATGCACGCGGCCCGTGCCGGtgctcctgctcgagggcgcgAGCGGTGGCGCCCGCCGTGCGGGTGATGAGGGCGTGGTCGAGGTGCATGCCGGGGGAGTTCAAGGAGGGGGCAGGCCAGCCTCAGGTCATGGTCCTCTGAAACCCGGCACAACCTGCCTGTATGCcatgcttctccctctcagCCGCCTCAAGCCGCGGCGCCCCATAGCATGGCGTGGTGACTCTCCACACGGGAGCCTGGAGGGCTCGATGGTGCCCGTTCGGGGGTGTTCTCGTCCTGCTTCCGGCATCCGTGCCCCATCAGCCCGCCCGGCcggatggaggaggtgccgcctgcttgcgcgcgcgtgcgcctcggcGTTGATCGGTATGGGTCTCTTCGCGCCGCTTTCGCCCATCACTCCTGCTCTGCTGGCCCCCGCATGCCGTGACTGGATGTGACACACCATGTCAGCGCTGTGGttggcagcgcgtgcgcaccgtgcTCGCACTTTCCGACCTCGGGATCTGCTTCAGCACGACGTTGCTGTCCAGGGAGGAGGTTCGCGACACTCGCACGCCCTTTCCGTCGATGCcacagggaggggggcgtggcTGGTTGGCCTGCCCGCATGCACCGCAACAGGTCGGGTGCTGCCGTGAGTGTGAGGCAGCAAGGGGCGCTCCACCTTTTCCCGAAACCGCGCGCCTTCCACAGGAGGGGCGGAGGCTCTGGCGGGCGTCGAAGCACCACAACGCTAGCGCGCTAGTAGGCGGCACGCCCTCGGCACTCTATGCTGTCGCCACCGCtcacccgccgctgcaggaat
It encodes the following:
- a CDS encoding putative aminopeptidase (previous protein_id=AAZ09681.1) gives rise to the protein MSMTKSVKLENPYVPSGYHLRVAVDLSTWSYTAVETVHLQRCPAFPDGDTIQLHAAPSIEVTSVKGATLERRDDTAHTLVLKLDAETMALADPTLHFEFTHVIQKELRGFYQVNFKHNGKQHRMASTHFEPVSARLFYICHDEPAQRADFTLTVTLPKSEEHYVVLSNGPLKSKTVEGDTVVHAFQTVPRCPPYLTACVVGELEHISTVVKGIPVSVYATLGKVGRAQFALSITVFALEFFEKFFQCKYPLPKLDVVAVPDFPIGGMENWGCITCAEAILVDPQQSSVEAKRGTSNLVCHEVSHNWFGNLVAINWWEGLWLKEGFASWCGYHATHAYAPQWNALDAAALQVVSALNDDIYEHSHPVEVPIHDPGDITQIFDSISYNKGMGLVFMLQAFLGDRWESAVAHYIRKHQFGDTKTAQLWEALEESSQLPITEALTSFTTQMGYPIIHVARKDENTIVVTQEACRFVTASEKSMRTWCVPLVVEGIDAAAGRATPMLRGDKPMEVTLPAGIAKGAFANANPRRTGFYRCRYDNAIFDAWLANYSQLSPADRRSLFSDTLAAIRIGYDDIPRLARIAKAVSAFEKDIYVLREYMQTMGTFLRSFDDTSLTKSLNKELHGFLTPVAESFIGVSPQDDNASLRRNFYLDASISTLLNSWEPAEVSAHPVIQWALQQAQGFLSGEGFNAGTLSSCLRAWVRMTDPADLPARNAQLYAKLQEVDGNEELCRSLVVAMTSGASVDFALGIMKKCIENDGVRSQYGGQVFWSLASNPAISGAEVWQAFQNNFDAVKAQWGGGQFRIQAIVSFLGEALSGDAAADEFETFFETHPLPNARLAIGRAAEELRIRSWLNKKWKASLPHVFCCH